The following DNA comes from Brassica oleracea var. oleracea cultivar TO1000 chromosome C5, BOL, whole genome shotgun sequence.
AGGTGCCATATTGTAAAAACCAGTGACCTTTAAAACATCCCCCACTCTACATCTGTGTAAACCTAGCAACATAATCATATTATAACAACATTAGCTAAAATAAAACAAAACAAAACAAAACAAAACAAAACAAAACAAAAATAGTTTTGATTTAGTTGATAATAGAAACAGTTGAATTAGACTCTACCTGAAAAGTTTGTGACCAAGGGCTCATAGTGGTGACCCAACTTCACATTCACAAGATCAACAATCTCGCCCTCGGTTCCTCCATCGACATCTATGAACTCGAAGTATGACATGTTGGGTAGAAATGTGTAGGACACATGTTTGCTTAGAGGTTCCAAATTTAACCCGAAAAATGCTTCAGAAGATGCATAAGATTTAGAGACTAGAGGCAGTTTATTAGTGTAGAACTCCAATGCTGGGATGTATTGAGCCATGCTTCCTGTAAAAATAGCATCAATGCATTAGGCTTTAGGCCAAAGTCGTGAAACTATACCTTGCCAAGATTCTTGTCGGCACACGTTTTCGATAAGATCTGCCAGTTGAGGATTTGGCTCAACAAGGATGGTAGTGACGGTCTCTCTACAGCTAAGGTCGGTGATCCACTCGCTGACATGACCACATCTGATATTACTAGCCAACTCTTTCCAGTAATTTTCAAGAAAATGGATAACTTGAACCAAAACAGAAGCGAACACAGCACCAACACTTACAACCTCATCTCTCTGGACAAGACCACAGAGAAGTTGACAGTACATACTCTGTTTGGCGTCCGGACACAGTATGATCTGGTAGGGGCTTGGACTATTTTTTGGCAGGCTCCTAAAAAATTCACTCTTTGTGAAGCTAGTTACCGTAGGAGCAAGAGGCAAACCACAAGGAGTTGTGGATGTCGGATGAATGAACGTAAACCTAATCACCTTTCCTTGCTTATAACCATTGAAATGCCTTTATTATTAATCAGAAAAAAAAAAAAGATATCAATCCATCGTTGTCATGAAAGCGTCAAATATACAAAAGAAGGATGACTGTGGAAATTTACTTGGACATAACGAGATAGCCTAGCGTATAGAAGATTTGAATATTCTTAAAGAAGATGTTGTTCGCAGGAAATATCTTTTGATTCCCACTTGAAGTTCCAGAGCTAAACAACCATTAATTACAACTCTTTAGATTTATCACAATCTTTTATATGTAAAATAAGCAACTCTTGTTATTTAAATGATAAGATGATGTATATACCTCACTAAAAACGCAGTGATGGGTTCCCCCGAAATGACATCCGAGGGTTCTCCGTTTGCGACACGGTCGAGATAAGGCTTAAGATCTTCATAGCTCACCACGGGTACGTTCTTCTTGAACAGCTCTTTATCCGCACTCCCCTGGAGAAAACGTCCGAGGTACACTGTGTTCGCGTTAGCTTTGAGTATCTTGGTCAATACATCGTCTTGTATTTGCTTCGCATTTGATGTTAGCTCTTCTAGAACAGTGAGATCACAGTCTAGACTCATATTTGTTCTACTCATTCACCACCCCATATCGACGGTTTCTTTATACAGATAGACAACCATTATTGGTGAGACCCATCAAAAAACTGGACCACACTGAATGACAGGCAATAGCAAATTATTATTTCAGAGTTTTGTTTGATTGCCTCCTCTGCTGTTTTACCTTTTACATTTTTATATCTTTTTTTATTTCTGAGGGGACCAGGAGGTAAATGGACCAAGGCATTTGTCCGAACCGGACTAGTGTAGTGTATAAACAAGATTTGGTTATCTGCTAATAAGTAAACACAAGCCATTGATAACGAAACAAAATAGAAGCGCCTACATTGCTGCAACAGTGCATATAACACAGATTCTGCGAAATATTCAAGTCTGAGATGCTATCTTGATAACGATACAGTCAAGCATTTGAAATTGTTTTGGTCATCCCACTTACACAATCCATTAAACGGAAAGCGTTACAACATTGAAGAATCTAAAAACGGATGAAAGCGAAACTCAAAAAGGGACTTTGTATCCCAAAGATGCAGAGCATTCTGTATATCCCAGGCTAGGTAGACCGTCAATACTACTTCTTTCTCCGTGATGCCTCTGTCTTGTGACAAGACGCTTGTCTTAGTCCCTGCAAATGCGCAGCAAAACATCAGTATCAAACTGTATTTAGGGACATGGTGGTTACATGGCTGGTAATCATGGAAAATAGAGAGATGTCTCTTTGTGAATAGACAACATTAGAATCAAAGCAGAGAGACTTGTCTATTTCTCTGCCCAAGCCCAAAATCATGACCCCCTAATGATGAAACATACAGTGGAAATCTTACATATGTACTAATAGATCCATGAGAAGTTTATTCTCTACTATTTATCCCAAGTTGAAACTATTACCAGAAAATGATATAGTAAATGCAAGGCTACTTACCAACGAAAACTCTAATCATTGCTACAATTAGCCACAAGCGTTTGTTGAACGCACGTATCAAGATAACATAACAAAGTAGATTGGAAGAAGATTACTTACCAGTACTTAATCAAGCCGTCCCATCCACAAGTTGCGACTTTGCTCTGTTCCAGAGGATGCCACTCGGCTCCAATACATACTCCGTTGTGACATCTAAGAGTCTTGAATACTCTGCAGCTCTTCCAGTCCCAAAACCAGCACCTACCCTCTCCATCTCCCGACATTACAAACCGCCCATCCGGGGAGAAATTAACTTGGCAAGCATAACCGGCGACAATGTGCCCTGCAAACCTCTTCTTCTTATTCAGCTGAAACCTTTCCCTGGTGCCGTAGATCAGAATCTGGTTGTCCAAGCTCTGCGCCGCAAGCCACTTCCCATTCGGGTGAACAGAAATGGCGGGCATGGAGTGCATATGAGGCTCGCTGATATACTTGATAACCACCGGTATCCCAAACTCCCACACACGGAGGGACTTATCATCACTTGAAGTGACAAACCTTCTGTTGTTGTCCACAAACGTGATTGTGTTAACGGCACCCAAGTGCTGATCATACTCTTGCGTAATCTCCCCGGAGTTAATATCCCACTGCACTATCTTCTTATCGCTCATCCCCGCCAACAAAATATTCTGCTTGTCATCATCAGGATTCAGCTTAACCACATAGGGAATCTTCCCAGTAGAGAAAGTGGATATAACTTGACCAGTCTCTGTGTCCCAATACTTAATGTTCTTATCATACCCAGCAGTCAAGAACTTAGTCCCATCGTTAGAGAAGCAAATATCCCTCACAGCTTTACCGTGACCCATGTAAGTCCTCATACACTTACCAGAGTTATACACATCCCAAATCTTGACCTTGCAATCCATACCTGCAGAGAGAAGCAAATGCCCATGCTTTGGGAAGAACCGAATAGCGGAAACACCTTTCGTGTGACCACTCCACGTATGAACCAAACGCTTTGGGATGTAGCAATGGTCGTTGTTAGCCTTTGCGTCTTTAGGAGCTTCGATCCACGACCTCCCTTGATAGTCTTTATCCTCCTTGCCGTGGAAAGTGCTCTTATCCGTATAAGGCTCTCCTTTAGCTTCTCCCTGTTGGCTCTTCTCTTCCTTCTTCTTGGCGTGGTCCTCCGCATACTTCTTCTGCTCCTCAGTCAACTCTCCCTGAACAACCTCCTTCTTCCTCGACCAAGGACTCTTCCTATTCTTCAACAGCCACGCCTCCGTCGCCGGATTCTCAGCCTCCGCCTCAACCTCCTCCTCCCGTTTCCCCTCCCCTTTGCTCTCCTCGAGCTTCCTCCTCTTCTGGTCGCTCTGCTTGATGTTATAAACCGAAACGCCGTCGTTCTGCTTCAGCGCCTCCGCGTCGCCGACGTAGTTCATCCCGGAGGGATCCGCCGCGTAGCCGTACTTCTGGAAAGTGCTGTACTGCTCGTCGAAGACGAAGGACCCGATCGAGGCGTCCTCCACGAACCCTAGCTTGTGGTTCCGCATCCCCTGCGCGATCCCGTCCTTCGCGTAGGGGTGCGCGGGGCCGTAGATCGGAGCCCAGAGCTGATCGTAGGTGGGGTTGAACATGACGGCGTGCTGCGTCGGGTTGATCGGGTTCGATTTCGATTGGTTCGCGTTGGTCACCGTGAGAGCGAGCGCCGTGTCGTCTACCTCCGGGGCCGATGATTTCGCCTTCAGCATACGAGGAGGTGAAGATTCCGGCGAAGAAGAAGCGTCTTCTCCGTCGTAGGATTGAATCAGATCCATTCTCGCGATTTTGCTAGATTTGCGCCACTGTTCTGAGAGGCTCTTTTAAGGGTTTCAGAATTGCCTTTTTTTGCAATTTTGTGTAACTTGAAAAGATAAACCCTAACGTTTGTTTGATTTCCACATTTACCCCGCTAGTATATCTGTTTAACATTTAAGTCCCCTAACTGAGTCGTCATATACTTTCTTTTTTTTTTTGACTAAAGTCGTCATATAGTACTTTTTACACTACTAAACAACAACCAAAATAATCTGGACCAATTTGAAATCACTGCAAGTCAAACCGAATAAAACCGAAAGCAGCATTTAATTTTAAGGTTTCTTCTGTTGACGGTGGTGAGATGGCGAAATGTGTGTTTCCTTTTGCTTCTCGCTGAGTGAGTGAAGTCACACTTTTTTTTTTTTTGAACGACGTGAAGTCACACATTAAAAGTCATAGATAGATATACAAATTAAACTATTCCTATTTCAACTCTGCTGGTTTTTCGTGTGTGTAAAGGTCGGACCCAACCCAACCATATATGTTTTATTTATGTTTTTCCTTTACATTATTCTTTTTTTTTTGTCATCTCCTTCACATTTTTCTAGTTCTTCTAGTATAAATTTTGAATTAAAACCAATAACTTGTTTTGTGATTTTTAAGTAAACTTTATTTTTGTTCGACTGAAAAGAGTTATAAAACTTAACAAACATGTAGTTTGTATATTTATGAAATAAAAATATAAGTACGCCCATAGAGGAAGATTTTATAACAATTTCTTTGTAACATTTTCATGCATTTTTAAGATATGTATGATGTATGCTTAAACATCAGAGTTTACTAGAGAGGCAGCAGTCGTTGTCTAATAGCTTCTTAATTTTTTTGGAGAAATTGTCTTATTTAATAATTTTTATCGATATATACAAATTACTCTCAAATGAAAATATGCATTGACTTTAAGAAAATACTAAGGAAAGGTATATTTTTCGTTTTATATTTTTTTAGAAATTTAATTTTTATAATTGTATTTTTAGTCATATTTGTGTTTTTCTTTGTATAATATTTCTTTTAAATAATTAATAAATTTTTTTAATAATTGTATTAAAATAGTTGGACCACACATATATCAATAGATCATGTTGATGTTTTAATAGAATAGATTACGTTAAAAAAACTCTTACGATATATAATAACTTCACGGCAACTATATATAAAATATATAGGCTGTGATCGTTTGGCTTCAAATTGATAATATAGTTAATTATATTTATTTATCTAAAATAAAACGTATTCTTAAATTTTAAAATATTAAATATTTTCCTGTGGAGTTAGTTACATTGTTTAGAAGTTAGGAATGGAACTGAAGTTTGTGAAAATGAGTAATACTTTTTTGCAGAACCATGTACCATTTCGTTGTTATTATTATAATGTATATGGTTTTCTTAGTTATGATTCATGTAGTAGTAATGTAACGAAAGAATTAATTTTGAGTATGATAGAAGAATTTTTTTTTTTTTTTTGTGACGATAGAAGAATATATATTAATCATCAGAATATGCTTAAACCAAAAGATAGGAATAGTTAATTGGGAAAACTGTTTTTTTAGAGCAAAAAAATAGTAATTATGTCTCTTTAGACTAATCTATATTTTGTGTCATATTTTCCTATAAAAAAAAAAAAANNNNNNNNNNNNNNNNNNNNNNNNNNNNNNNNNNNNNNNNNNNNNNNNNNNNNNNNNNNNNNNNNNNNNNNNNNNNNNNNNNNNNNNNNNNNNNNNNNNNNNNNNNNNNNNNNNNNNNNNNNNNNNNNNNNNNNNNNNNNNNNNNNNNNNNNNNNNNNNNNNTTTAGNNNNNNNNNNNNNNNNNNNNNNNNNNGGAGTATTCTACAAATATGTAGAATACACATTCCGCGCTTAACCTACCATTCTAAAATTCTTAGAAATCAAAATCTACACATTAATCTAATTCTAAAACATGTAGAAACTGACTTCTACAGATTTACTATAAATCTAAAACATGTAGAAATCAAATTCTAAACATAACTATAATTTTAAAAAACTGTAGAAACTGATTTCTACATATTAGTTGTATTCTACGGATAAGAAATCAGTTCCTAAAAATATGGAAACAAAATATTTGAGAATATTCACTTTTATATTTTTTTAAAAAAATCGTTTTTTTTAAAAAAAAAAAACGAAAAAGGAACAAAAAANNNNNNNNNNNNNNNNNNNNNNNNNNNNNNNNNNNNNNNNNNNNNNNNNNNNNNNNNNNNNNNNNNNNNNNNNNNNNNNNNNNNNNNNNNNNNNNNNNNNNNNNNNNNNNNNNNNNNNNNNNNNNNNNNNNNNNNNNNNNNNNNNNNNNNNNNNACTTTCATCCCAGAGAAATCGAGTTTAAAGAGTTGAAATCATGCTTGGTCGGTTCAAATCAAGTGGGAATCAATCCGGATATAATCATACAAAACCAAAAAAATCGATTTGGGATTCTTTCCTCGGCACGGGATCGATCGATCTATTCTTACAGATCGGTCGATCTGTGTAAATCGATCTTCGCCGATCGAGTGAAATGGACCAGGTCGATCATTATATATTTCGCGTTTTTTTTTGTTCTGAATAATGATCGGGATCGATCGATCCACTATAACTTGTAAAGTGGGATCGATCGATCCCCCTTGTCGAATTCAATATATATATATTTTTTAAAAATTACAATTTTAAGGGCATTACTGCCATTCTGGAAAAAATTAGTCTAATAGGACATAAAGTAGTATAATTTAGTCTAAAGAGACATAGTTATCATTTTTTTGCTCTAAAAAAAACAGATTTCCCTAGTTATTTTTAAACATAACTGTCGCTACATATAAGAAGTGGGTTCCTATAATTATGGAAATAAAGTAGAATAAATAACTGAAGAGTAACAACGATTGTATAAATAGCTTTGTATTGGTTGGTAGGTGCAGTGGCATTTAAGTAATATTCCAAGGTATATTGAGGGTAAAAAATAACAAGATTCTGTATTAATAATATTGATCATCGACTAATTTCCGTTAAAAGGTTTTAGAGCATGTTTATTGAAGGTTTCTTAGGTTGAGTCTATTAGCGTAATATAAGTACAGTCTCTTAACTTTTAATTAAGAGACGTCTCTTATATCTATTATTTAAAAGACGTCTCTTAGGTTTATTATATCGTGACAAAAAAAAGAAGAGACGTCTCTTAGTTTTTTTAATTAAAAGCTAAGAGACTGTATATTATATTACGATAAGAGATCCAACCTAATATTACGATAAGAGATCCAACCTAAGAAACCTACTATAAACATCCTCTTACGCATGCTAACATAACCGAACTGAAAACAACGTATAAAAAAGAATACTCATATATGGTTTAAAAAACTTATACATTGGTAAACCCGTAAAAACACACCCTAAAACAACATTGCGCATAGGCTAATAACTCGAAATTTAGAATAATGCTTCAAAATTTTTATCAAAAGATGATCTCCCTTAATCTCTCTTCTATCCTCGATGGATCGATGCCGATTCGACATATGATGGCCTGCAAATATTCATTTTAGGCGATTACGTACATGCATAATCAAAACTATTATTAAAAGAACGTGGCACTGAGTCACTGACACATGCATGTGCTTTGTGTATGTACATATATGTGTGGATGCGTACTAATACGTACCTGAGCTGTGACTGTGTAAGTGATCCTATCATTCAAGTTTTGAAGATTAGCACTCATAACTTGAGCTCCTTCTTCTTCAAAAACACTAACAAGCTCATGTAGCATCACTTTTTTCATGCTCAGGTCCATAATCAGATTCATTTTTATGATCGAGCCCCGCGAACAAATACTGAGCTTCGGCAGAATAAACGATGACCCTTCAGAGAGATTCCCGACTTCTCCTAACAAAGTCTTTTTCTTCTCCCTCAAATTGTTTACCTTCTCTTTTAATTGCATCATGTATGATGCCGAATGGTCTATAAGCTGAGGCACCGGTAACTGTTAGAGCCAACAAAAAAATCCTAATTAAAAACCATCATGTTTTTCTTGCATGAATATGTTAATGATCAATATATATATACATAACTAGAACGTAAAAAGCCAATAAGTGATCACTTGTTTTAAGTTTGTTCTATAAGAAAACAGACCCTATGAGTGGGAGAAACATGAGAAGAGAGTGTAAAGAAGAGATGTTTCATGCGCATTCGTCGCTCTTTCTCTCTGAGGTTTCGCTGTTCCTTCCACGACATTGAGCTTCCTTCTCCTAATTCTCTTCCCCTCTGCCTCCTCATTTAATTTTTTTTTTTTGCTTTTCTGTTACTTTGTTTCTCTCTTTTCAACCCAATCTCATCACTCCATATATATAAAGACATAATGAGAGAGCGACAGATGAGAGTCGCAAATCTCAATTTTGATAGAAAGAGCTGGAAAGTTTAAAGGAAAGTGATATTTTTCCAAAGAAATTCATGGTACTTGTGATTGCGTCCATGAGCTTACACACTACTTAATAACGTGCTTAATTATTCTTTTCTACTAAGTAAATTTCACTTTTACTTGTAATTTTCACTCTTCGAAGTTCGAGATACTAAAGTTAACGAAAATAGATTATTCATCCGCAAGATAAAATATATGGACATTTCTAGGACCTTGGCTAGCTACATGGTATATATTTTTTTAACCGAGTACTTAAACTATTTAAGTTTTGGTCCAGTGATGAGCTGCTAGAAAGTATATATAGTACGTAGGTTTGTACAAACTTCTTATCAAAGACCATTTCAATGGCATAATAGTCAGATGATCATAGACAAAAAAGAAAAGAAATATTCCTTACAAAGTAGTATGTTTATTCAATCGACATATAAAGGAAAAATTGTTTTGTATTTCCAATAAATAGATAAAGAGACACCACAGCAAATCAATTCCATGTTCAATTAATAAGGTGCACATATTTATTATCTGATCACTGGTTAGAAAAGCTAAGACTATTCAACATGTACAAGGAAAGGGCACAACCCATATTTCTCCAAAAAAAAAGGACACAAGCCATTCCCTACATAAATTAAGGACTAGAGCAGTGTTTGGCTGTATACCGACATCATTCACCGAGACACTGTTTAGTTATTGTAACATCAAGAACTGAACGTCTACATGGAACGATCTAAAAGTTCACTAACTTGAAGATCCGACGACCAAATTGCGGGTGCATGTTAGGATCGGCCACATCGTATATATGGGTTTGAAATATGTTATGATTTCAGTTTCTAGTAGAGGGATAATAAAAGTAAGAAGGTTAAATCTGGTTAAACCAATCCAAATTGATCCAATCCAAACTAAAATAAAGAATATATACGGTTGGATTTTGATTATATCATATATATAATATAGATAATCATTTTATAAAAACTGCAGAATCTGTATATGGTAAAAACTGAATGGAACAAATCAAAAGAAAACTATATATAAACTACACATACTATATATAAAAGAAATTTTGATGACGCTATTTTGATATATAAAAATTTATTTGTGATAGTTTATTACTTTATTTTGGTAATAGTTAAATTTGATTTTGATTTTATTGATTCACATAAGATAAACTTTTGTCCTCTAAACTATATAACTTTTTATTAAATTTTATTTATTCAGTAACATTGAAAAGTGAACTTGTTCTTATTTACTAGATGAACATCATTTTCTGAATAAATTTTTTTGCTATCAAAAATATTTTCATATAAATACCTAGGTAAAAATAAATACTCTCTTATAAAGCGTTGACATTATCATATTATGTATTCCAGTGAATCCTATTTGTAAGCATAATCACAAAATTTAGCATAAATTCCAAAATAATTATTAATTTGTTTAAAAATCGAATAACTTAAAATTAAAAATATTTCAACCTAAATCAAATAAAAGTAGATATAAATTTTATCTGATAGCTATTTTATAAAAATAAATAAATAAATCAAAACATGACCAAAACTCGAATAACATATAAAGAAAAAGGTGATGATTCTTAAACCAAAATTCTCCTTCTGAAAATTCGCTTGACGGAACTGGACGAAGTAAACTACTATAAACTGTATGTTATTTATATATATACTTCTTATTATGTTTCAAAAAAAAATTATTTATTTATTATTATTTTGTTTTATGAGAGTGGGATTCATGATCCAGTCGTCACATAACTATGGTTCCTGGTTCACTCGAAAGAGAACTTAAAAATGATGACTACAACTTATTGGTTGACATTTTTTTGCAGTGAATCGCAACTGATATGATACTCTATAATCCGATCGGTCCGATCTCTTATTTATATAAAGCCACGTACGACACAATAAGCAGAAATAAAACTAGAGTGTTTCCAAAACTAAATTAAAAATAATAAAGCATCTGAAAACATGCAAAACATGTTAGCCGCAAAGAAATGAAGAATCTCATTTGCAAGTCGTCTTTCCTCATTTGTATATATATTTCGTCAAGTCTTCTGACCACTTTATTCGCTAAGTGCTAATTTTAGGCTTAGTGATTTTGCACATGTT
Coding sequences within:
- the LOC106295282 gene encoding pre-mRNA-processing factor 17 isoform X1, coding for MDLIQSYDGEDASSSPESSPPRMLKAKSSAPEVDDTALALTVTNANQSKSNPINPTQHAVMFNPTYDQLWAPIYGPAHPYAKDGIAQGMRNHKLGFVEDASIGSFVFDEQYSTFQKYGYAADPSGMNYVGDAEALKQNDGVSVYNIKQSDQKRRKLEESKGEGKREEEVEAEAENPATEAWLLKNRKSPWSRKKEVVQGELTEEQKKYAEDHAKKKEEKSQQGEAKGEPYTDKSTFHGKEDKDYQGRSWIEAPKDAKANNDHCYIPKRLVHTWSGHTKGVSAIRFFPKHGHLLLSAGMDCKVKIWDVYNSGKCMRTYMGHGKAVRDICFSNDGTKFLTAGYDKNIKYWDTETGQVISTFSTGKIPYVVKLNPDDDKQNILLAGMSDKKIVQWDINSGEITQEYDQHLGAVNTITFVDNNRRFVTSSDDKSLRVWEFGIPVVIKYISEPHMHSMPAISVHPNGKWLAAQSLDNQILIYGTRERFQLNKKKRFAGHIVAGYACQVNFSPDGRFVMSGDGEGRCWFWDWKSCRVFKTLRCHNGVCIGAEWHPLEQSKVATCGWDGLIKYWD
- the LOC106295282 gene encoding pre-mRNA-processing factor 17 isoform X2, giving the protein MDLIQSYDGEDASSSPESSPPRMLKAKSSAPEVDDTALALTVTNANQSKSNPINPTQHAVMFNPTYDQLWAPIYGPAHPYAKDGIAQGMRNHKLGFVEDASIGSFVFDEQYSTFQKYGYAADPSGMNYVGDAEALKQNDGVSVYNIKQSDQKRRKLEESKGEGKREEEVEAEAENPATEAWLLKNRKSPWSRKKEVVQGELTEEQKKYAEDHAKKKEEKSQQGEAKGEPYTDKSTFHGKEDKDYQGRSWIEAPKDAKANNDHCYIPKRLVHTWSGHTKGVSAIRFFPKHGHLLLSAGMDCKVKIWDVYNSGKCMRTYMGHGKAVRDICFSNDGTKFLTAGYDKNIKYWDTETGQVISTFSTGKIPYVVKLNPDDDKQNILLAGMSDKKIVQWDINSGEITQEYDQHLGAVNTITFVDNNRRFVTSSDDKSLRVWEFGIPVVIKYISEPHMHSMPAISVHPNGKWLAAQSLDNQILIYGTRERFQLNKKKRFAGHIVAGYACQVNFSPDGRFVMSGDGEGRCWFWDWKSCRVFKTLRCHNGVCIGAEWHPLEQSKVATCGWDGLIKYW
- the LOC106294198 gene encoding uncharacterized protein LOC106294198, which codes for MRRQRGRELGEGSSMSWKEQRNLREKERRMRMKHLFFTLSSHVSPTHRLPVPQLIDHSASYMMQLKEKVNNLREKKKTLLGEVGNLSEGSSFILPKLSICSRGSIIKMNLIMDLSMKKVMLHELVSVFEEEGAQVMSANLQNLNDRITYTVTAQAIICRIGIDPSRIEERLREIIF